A single Saccharolobus shibatae B12 DNA region contains:
- a CDS encoding ATPase domain-containing protein, translating into MEGCTVIIKTGNEDLDRRLSGIPFPALIMIEGDHGTGKSVLSAQFCYGLLIGGKKGYVITTEQTSKDYLKKMRDVKINLIPFFLKGVLGIAPLNTNRFNWNSALANKILEVIIDFIKKRKNMDFVIIDSLSIVATFAEIKQILQFMKDARVLVDLGKLILFTVHPDVFNEELKSRITSIVDVYFKLSATSIGGRRIKVLERIKTIGGIQGADAISFDIDPALGIKVVPLSLSRA; encoded by the coding sequence TGATAATAAAAACTGGAAATGAAGATTTAGATAGAAGATTATCTGGTATACCATTCCCTGCACTGATTATGATTGAGGGAGATCATGGAACTGGTAAAAGCGTTCTATCTGCACAATTTTGTTATGGACTACTAATAGGTGGGAAAAAGGGTTATGTAATAACTACAGAACAAACTAGCAAAGACTATTTGAAAAAAATGAGAGATGTAAAAATTAATCTGATACCGTTTTTCTTAAAAGGTGTCTTGGGAATTGCCCCGTTAAATACGAATAGATTTAATTGGAATTCGGCATTAGCGAATAAAATACTTGAAGTTATCATAGACTTCATAAAAAAGAGGAAGAACATGGACTTCGTTATTATTGATAGCTTGTCAATAGTAGCAACGTTCGCAGAAATAAAGCAAATTTTACAATTTATGAAAGATGCTAGAGTGTTAGTTGATCTAGGAAAGCTTATATTATTTACCGTCCACCCAGATGTATTTAATGAGGAACTAAAGAGTAGAATCACAAGTATAGTTGACGTTTATTTTAAACTTTCTGCAACAAGCATAGGGGGAAGAAGAATAAAGGTCCTAGAAAGAATTAAAACAATAGGTGGTATACAAGGAGCTGATGCTATTTCATTCGATATAGACCCAGCTTTAGGAATTAAGGTTGTGCCACTATCCCTATCGAGGGCTTAA